The Catenulispora sp. EB89 sequence GGGCACCGGCTACACCCTCTACAACAAGCTGATCACCAACAACGCCGCCGGCACCAACCCGGACGTCACCGAGGTCGAGTACCAGGCCCTCCCGGCGCTGATCGCCAACAAGGTGATCGTCCCGATCGACCAGTACATCGGCGACATCTCCGCCGACTTCGACAAGTCCTCGCTGGCGCAGGTGCAGTTCGAGGGCAAGACCTACGGCGTCCCGCAGAACGTCTGCCCGATGGTCTTCTTCTACCGCAAGGACATCTTCGACTCCCTCGGCCTCAAGCCCCCGACCACCTGGGACGAGTACGCCGCGGACGCCGCGACGATCCACGCCAAGAACCCCAAGCAGTACATCGGCAACTTCTCGGCCGTGGACTCCGGCTGGTTCGCCGGGCTCGCGCAGCAGGCCGGCGCCAACTGGTGGACGACGTCCGGGACCACCTGGAACGTGGCCATCGACGACGCCCCGACGCAGAAGGTCGCGAACTACTGGAGCAACCTGATCGACAAGGGCCTGGTGTCCCCGGAGCCGAACTGGTCCCCGCAATGGAGCACCGACATGAACAGCGGGAACATCATCGGCTGGGTCAGCGCGCAGTGGGCGCCGAACCAGTTCCCGTCGGTGGCCAAGGACACCGCCGGCAAGTGGGTCGCCGCGCCGCTGCCGGCCTGGACCGCCGGCGACCCGACCGTGGGCATCTGGGGCGGCGAGACCGAGGCGGTGACCGCGAACTCCAAGCACCCGGCCGAGGCCGCGAAGTTCGTCAAGTGGCTCAACTCCTCCACCGAGGGCGTCAAGACCCTGATCCAGCAGGTCGCAGCGTTCCCGGCGTCGCTGTCCAACCAGAACCAGGACGCGCTGAAGACGCCGCCGCCGTTCATGTCCGACCAGCAGGACTACAACACACTGATCGCGCAGGCGGCCAAGAACGTGCGCACGTTCCAGGTCTGGGGCCCGAACGCGAACGTCACCTTCGACGCCTACTCCAACGACTTCGCCGCCGCCCTGCAGAACAAGACGCCGCTGTCCGCGGCACTGACCCAGATGCAGCAGGCGACGGTCGACGACCTGAAGAAGCGCGGCTTCTCGGTCACCGGCTGAGCTGGAAGGACGAGATGAGGACAGGAAAGGACAGGAAGAAGAGGCCATGAAGGCTCCTCGCCGCAGGCACACGCTGCTCCCGCAGATCCTGCTCATCCCGGCCGTGGTGCTGTTCCTGCTGTTCACGGTGGCGCCGGGCGCCTACGCGATCTACCTCAGCTTCATGAAGCAGAAGGCCGGCGGCGGCCTGTTCGGGACCGACAACCCGACCACGGTCTTCGCCGGCCTGGAGAACTACCGCGCGGCGTTCGGCGACGCGGAGTTCTGGCACAGCATCGGCCGGATGCTGCTGGTCGCGGTGATCGGGGTGCCGGCCACGATCGGTTTCTCGACGCTGTTCGCGCTGTGCCTGGACGCCAAACGGACCCGGCTCGTCGGCTTCTCGCGACTGGCGATCTTCCTGCCGTACGCGGTGCCCGGGGTCGTCGCCACGCTGCTGTGGGGCTTCATGTACCTGCCGGCGACCAGCCCGATCGGCGGCGACACGATCAACTACTTCGGCTCGCACACGGTGTTCTTCGCCGTGGCCAACGTCGCGGTGTGGGGCGTCCTGGGCTTCAACATGGTCGTCATCTACACCTCGCTGCGCGGGCTGCCGCGCGAGCTGTTCCAGGCCGCCGAACTCGACGGGGCCAGCGAGCTGCAGATCGCGCTGCGCATCAAGCTGCCGCTGCTGGCCCCGACGCTGACGCTGGTGACCGTCTTCTCGCTGATCGGCGCGCTCCAGCTGTTCAACGAGCCGACCACGCTCAAGCCGGTCACCAACGCGATCAGCTCGACCTGGGTGCCCCTGATGCGCGTCTACACCGACGCCTTCGTGGACAACGACATCTACCGCGGGGCGGCCGCCTCGTTCCTGCTCATCGTGCTGACGGTCGCCGCCACCGTGGCCGCCAACACGGTGCTCCGTCTGATAGCGCGTAGGAGTGAACGATGACAGCGGCCACGACCGGGACGGCGAAGGCGGGCAGAACCCGGACCGGGGCGGCCGGACCCGGCAGGAACGCCGGCGGCCGGACCAACTGGGTCCCGACCGTCATCCTGCTGATCGGCGCCGTGTACTGCGTGCTGCCGGTGGTGTGGATCGTGATCGCCTCCACCAAGACGAACAGCGAGCTGTTCTCGACCGCGCCGTTCGCGCCGTCCTTCCACGGCGGCTTCTTCTCCAACCTGCGCGCGCTGTTCTCCTACGACCACGGCATCTTCATCCGCTGGGCCGTCAACTCGGTGATCTACGCGGTCGGCGGTGCGACGCTGTCCACGATCGTCTGCGGCTGCGCCGGCTACGCGCTGGGCAAATACCGGTTCTCCGGCAGCGTCTGGCTGTTCCGGCTGATCGTCGCGGCCGTCCTGCTCCCGCAGATCATGCTGGCCATCCCGCAGTTCCTGCTGCTGGCCAAGCTCGGGATGACCAACAACTACGCGGCGGTGATCCTGCCGCAGCTGGTCAGCCCGTTCGCGATCTACCTGTGCAAGATCTACGCCGAGGCGTCGGTCAGCGACCAGCTGCTGGAGGCGGCGCGGGTGGACGGGGCCTCGGAGTGGCGGATGTTCGCCTCGATCGGCGCGCGCCTGATGATGCCGGCGCTGGTGACGGTGTTCCTGTTGCAGTTCATCGGCATCTGGAACAACTTCCTGCTGCCCTTCGTGATGCTCAACCGGGACCAGCTGTTCCCACTGACCGAAGGGCTGTACGGGCTGCTCATCATCACCGGCGGCCAGGCCGCGCAGTACACGATCGTCATCGTCGGGGTGTTGGTGTCGATCGTGCCGCTGGCCGCGGTGTTCCTGCTGTTGCAACGGTATTGGCGAGTGGACCTGGTGTCCGGAGGGGTCAAGGCATGATCACACTTCCCCGGCTGGGCTTCGGCGCGGCCGCGATCGCCAACGACGGTGTCGGGCTCGGGCAGGCGCTGGACTGTGTGGAGGCGGCGTGGGACAGCGGGATGCGCTACTTCGACACCGCTCCCATGTACGGCGCCGGGCACTCCGAGCGGCTGCTGGGGCTCGCGCTGCGCGGACGGCCTCGTGCGGAGTACGTGCTGAGCAC is a genomic window containing:
- a CDS encoding ABC transporter substrate-binding protein, yielding MRTNLMRGTAALTLAATALAMTACGSSSSSSKAGAASGSHGKVTLTFVNWDGGMQAAVDQWNQANPDIQVQLSKPSGTGYTLYNKLITNNAAGTNPDVTEVEYQALPALIANKVIVPIDQYIGDISADFDKSSLAQVQFEGKTYGVPQNVCPMVFFYRKDIFDSLGLKPPTTWDEYAADAATIHAKNPKQYIGNFSAVDSGWFAGLAQQAGANWWTTSGTTWNVAIDDAPTQKVANYWSNLIDKGLVSPEPNWSPQWSTDMNSGNIIGWVSAQWAPNQFPSVAKDTAGKWVAAPLPAWTAGDPTVGIWGGETEAVTANSKHPAEAAKFVKWLNSSTEGVKTLIQQVAAFPASLSNQNQDALKTPPPFMSDQQDYNTLIAQAAKNVRTFQVWGPNANVTFDAYSNDFAAALQNKTPLSAALTQMQQATVDDLKKRGFSVTG
- a CDS encoding carbohydrate ABC transporter permease; protein product: MTAATTGTAKAGRTRTGAAGPGRNAGGRTNWVPTVILLIGAVYCVLPVVWIVIASTKTNSELFSTAPFAPSFHGGFFSNLRALFSYDHGIFIRWAVNSVIYAVGGATLSTIVCGCAGYALGKYRFSGSVWLFRLIVAAVLLPQIMLAIPQFLLLAKLGMTNNYAAVILPQLVSPFAIYLCKIYAEASVSDQLLEAARVDGASEWRMFASIGARLMMPALVTVFLLQFIGIWNNFLLPFVMLNRDQLFPLTEGLYGLLIITGGQAAQYTIVIVGVLVSIVPLAAVFLLLQRYWRVDLVSGGVKA
- a CDS encoding carbohydrate ABC transporter permease — its product is MKAPRRRHTLLPQILLIPAVVLFLLFTVAPGAYAIYLSFMKQKAGGGLFGTDNPTTVFAGLENYRAAFGDAEFWHSIGRMLLVAVIGVPATIGFSTLFALCLDAKRTRLVGFSRLAIFLPYAVPGVVATLLWGFMYLPATSPIGGDTINYFGSHTVFFAVANVAVWGVLGFNMVVIYTSLRGLPRELFQAAELDGASELQIALRIKLPLLAPTLTLVTVFSLIGALQLFNEPTTLKPVTNAISSTWVPLMRVYTDAFVDNDIYRGAAASFLLIVLTVAATVAANTVLRLIARRSER